A window from Eubalaena glacialis isolate mEubGla1 chromosome 1, mEubGla1.1.hap2.+ XY, whole genome shotgun sequence encodes these proteins:
- the CHRNA1 gene encoding acetylcholine receptor subunit alpha, with product MEPRPLLLLLGLCSAGLVLGSEHETRLVAKLFENYNSVVRPVEDHRKAVEVTVGLQLIQLINVDEVNQIVTTNVRLKQQWVDCNLKWNPDDYGGVKKIHIPSEKIWHPDLVLYNNADGDFAIVKFTKVLLDYTGHITWTPPAIFKSYCEIIVTHFPFDEQNCSMKLGTWTYDGSVVVINPESDQPDLSNFMESGEWVIKDSRGWKHRVFYACCPSTPYLDITYHFVMQRLPLYFIVNVIIPCLLFSFLTGLVFYLPTDSGEKMTLSISVLLSLTVFLLVIVELIPSTSSAVPLIGKYMLFTMVFVIASIIITVIVINTHHRSPSTHVMPEWVRKVFIDTIPNIMFFSTMKRPSREKQDKKIFTEDIDISDISGKPGPPPMGFHSPLIKHPEVKSAIEGIKYIAETMKSDQESNNAAEEWKYVAMVMDHILLGVFMLVCIIGTLAVFAGRLIELNQQG from the exons ATGGAGCCCCGGCCACTCCTCCTGCTCCTCGGCCTCTGCTCAG CTGGCCTCGTCCTGGGCTCCGAACATGAGACCCGCCTGGTGGCAAAGCTATTTGAAAACTACAACAGCGTAGTACGGCCCGTGGAAGACCACCGCAAGGCCGTGGAGGTGACGGTGGGCCTGCAGCTGATACAGCTCATCAACGTG GATGAAGTAAATCAGATCGTGACTACCAATGTTCGTCTGAAACAG CAATGGGTGGATTGCAACTTAAAATGGAACCCAGACGACTATGGTGGcgtgaaaaaaattcacattccATCGGAAAAGATCTGGCACCCAGACCTAGTTCTTTATAACAA TGCAGATGGTGACTTTGCCATTGTCAAGTTCACCAAAGTGCTACTGGACTACACTGGCCACATCACGTGGACACCTCCCGCCATCTTTAAAAGCTACTGTGAGATCATCGTCACCCACTTTCCCTTTGACGAACAGAACTGCAGCATGAAGCTGGGCACCTGGACCTATGACGGATCCGTGGTGGTCATCAACCCG GAAAGCGACCAGCCAGACCTAAGCAACTTCATGGAGAGTGGGGAATGGGTGATCAAGGATTCCCGGGGCTGGAAGCACCGGGTGTTCTACGCCTGCTGCCCCTCCACCCCCTACCTGGACATCACCTACCACTTTGTCATGCAGCGCCTGCCCCTCTACTTCATCGTCAACGTCATCATTCCCTGCCTGCTCTTCTCCTTCTTAACTGGCCTGGTGTTCTACCTGCCCACAGACTCAG GAGAGAAGATGACTCTGAGCATCTCTGTCCTGCTGTCCTTAACCGTGTTCCTTCTGGTCATTGTGGAGCTGATCCCTTCCACCTCCAGTGCGGTGCCCTTGATTGGGAAGTACATGCTGTTCACCATGGTGTTCGTCATCGCATCcatcatcatcaccgtcatcGTCATCAACACACACCACCGCTCCCCCAGCACCCACGTCATGCCCGAGTGGGTGCGGAAG gtTTTTATCGACACTATCCCAAATATCATGTTCTTCTCCACGATGAAAAGACCatccagagaaaaacaagacaaaaaaatttttacagaAGACATTGATATTTCTGACATTTCTGGGAAGCCAGGACCTCCACCCATGGGTTTCCACTCTCCCCTGATCAAACACCCCGAGGTAAAAAGTGCCATCGAGGGCATCAAATACATCGCAGAGACCATGAAGTCAGACCAGGAGTCCAATAAC GCGGCCGAGGAATGGAAGTACGTTGCAATGGTGATGGACCACATTCTCCTCGGAGTCTTCATGCTCGTCTGCATCATCGGAACGCTGGCTGTGTTTGCAGGTCGGCTCATTGAATTAAATCAGCAAGGATGA